In Quercus lobata isolate SW786 chromosome 12, ValleyOak3.0 Primary Assembly, whole genome shotgun sequence, a genomic segment contains:
- the LOC115970419 gene encoding serine/threonine-protein phosphatase 7 long form homolog, producing MAAANARRIDYTQPGPIDDSVLTQQATHRSEAIWNGRDPGSITCRSRSSEFSKQPPMVDNRVRNIITTVGLEGLLWVPGREIDNGLITALVERWRPETHTFHMPHGEVTITLQDVEVLLRLPVDGDAITGSTQKTWVNVCRDFLGFQPVTQNNHKQLDGQRILINRLLEEVANPLPPDAEEDQLHKYARCYILALLGDTIFMDKSGDRVHLMWVQQLEDLHNPRRYSWGSACLAWLYRELCRASEDTSQIDGCLLLLQYWAWARFPYLCPTVERGPPVGAYGPPVRGPLSLKWLWVPNKKNRPAHIFRDRYREQLASMLPDQVVWQPYEAHFDDLPPWCVAGRAVWTATVPLVCFHLVEKHTPDRVVRQFGMIQEIPRAVNTDRVLHGIDLRGKIGVNWMQKHAAHILEWGYRFDRRCEAVLGDMPPEHEYHDWFKRVTWRFIDRPGAVVTLLV from the exons aTGGCTGCTGCAAATGCTAGACGCATTGACTATACACAGCCTGGACCCATTGACGACTCAGTGTTGACACAGCAGGCGACGCATCGGTCTGAAGCTATTTGGAATGGGCGG GATCCAGGGTCCATTACCTGCCGTAGTCGTAGTTCAGAGTTCTCCAAGCAACCTCCAATGGTGGACAACCGAGTGAGGAACATCATCACCACAGTTGGTTTGGAGGGACTCTTGTGGGTCCCGGGTAGAGAGATTGACAATGGCCTGATAACGGCCTTAGTGGAGCGATGGCGGCCCGAGACTCACACCTTTCACATGCCACATGGTGAGGTGACCATCACATTGCAGGATGTGGAGGTTCTTCTCAGGCTTCCTGTTGATGGTGACGCTATAACAGGGAGCACACAAAAAACTTGGGTGAATGTGTGCCGGGACTTCCTTGGTTTTCAACCTGTAACTCAAAATAACCATAAGCAACTTGATGGGCAGAGGATTCTCATCAACCGCCTTTTGGAGGAAGTTGCTAACCCATTGCCGCCTGATGCTGAAGAGGATCAGCTGCATAAGTACGCACGATGCTACATCCTAGCGCTATTGGGGGACACAATATTCATGGACAAATCCGGCGAtagggtgcatttaatgtgggtGCAGCAGTTGGAAGACCTTCACAATCCACGGAGGTACAGTTGGGGAAGTGCTTGCCTTGCATGGTTGTATCGAGAGCTATGCAGGGCAAGCGAGGACACCAGTCAGATTGATGGGTGCTTGTTGTTGCTCCAGTACTGGGCATGGGCCAGGTTCCCCTATTTGTGCCCGACAGTTGAGCGAGGCCCGCCAGTGGGTGCTTACGGTCCTCCAGTACGTGGTCCACTATCCCTGAA GTGGTTGTGggtcccaaacaagaaaaataggcCCGCCCACATCTTCAGGGACAGGTATCGCGAGCAACTAGCTTCCATGTTGCCAGACCAG GTGGTGTGGCAGCCATATGAAGCTCATTTTGACGACCTCCCGCCCTGGTGTGTTGCAGGGAGGGCCGTATGGACGGCAACGGTGCCGCTTGTATGTTTCCACCTAGTAGAGAAACATACACCGGATCGTGTTGTTCGTCAATTCGGGATGATCCAAGAAATTCCCCGCGCTGTTAACACTGACAGAGTGCTTCATGGCATTGATTTGAGAGGGAAGATCGGTGTTAATTGGATGCAGAAGCATGCTGCGCATATCCTTGAGTGGGGTTATCGCTTTGATCGGCGTTGTGAAGCTGTGCTTGGTGATATGCCTCCAGAGCACGAGTACCATGACTGGTTCAAAAGGGTGACTTGGAGGTTCATCGATAGGCCTGGTGCTGTAGTGACTCTGCTG GTCTAA